A stretch of DNA from Bacteroides acidifaciens:
TTTTGCCTTTGAAAAAATCTTGGTCGAACTCGATTTCTTGTTTGTTGTGGATGTCGTTTTTATCTACATTATCATGCTCGGCTGATTTTTCACCTTTTACCTTGATATGGTCGTATGCGTTACACATTCCGCAAAGTTGGCAAACCATAGAAGAAAAGTTCTTGTATCTCTTTTCGTTCTTCTCTGCGCTTGATGCCGGAACACAAGCAAAGATAATGTTTTTTGTCTCCGTTCCGTAAAGCTGAATGAGCTTGTTTGCAACTAAATGAGCTACATTAGAGAATGCCTTGCCGTCTTTAAAGTCCCAAATTAGTCTGCGGATTTTCCACTCCTCCTGAGTTGCGTTTCTGTTCTTTGTCGAAAGGTATGGATAAAAAGAATACATCATCTTTCTCCACTGCTTGTCCAAACTTGGGTATTTACCGAATGTTGCTGCCATATCCGTATGCTTTAGAAGGTTAAAAACTTAAATTATTCTTCAGCTAGATTTAGACCTTTTTTTGAAAACCTTTGTCTTGGTTTGGTCTTTTGTCCGCTGACTTTTTTTTTTGAGATTTATTCCCCAACTGAGTTTGAGCCTTTTTTTTACGGCTTATCGAGGTTTGGGAAAGTGGAATTAGAAAAGTTTTGAACGAAAAAAATGTTGGGGCAGCGTAAGCCGTCATCGTTATTTTTTTCAGGGCAAAGGCTGGAAGCCGGAACTCTTTCATTTCCACAACACCCATATACCTTTGCCGTATAAAAAGAAAGGCTCTTAGATGGGGAAACACCGACAAATGAGGAAGCGGACAGCAGAAAAGACCAATGAAAGACAATCGAAAAACGAGGTATACCGATTATATCCTGGGTAGATAAGGAGCTTTAGCGACAACCTTAACAGGGTGGAGGGTTGGCTGCTTTGCAAGCTGTCGTAATGCCAAGGCTTTGCCTTACCTTAGTCAAAAGAAGACACGCCATCCCAGATGACGGAGTGCAACAGCGCAGCCGTTGTACCCCAGGCAGCAGGGATGGTGTGTCATACGGGTTTACAATGAGGAAGGGAACGAACCTGGAGTCATGGCGATGGGTGAGAGAGAGAACCGCATGAGCTGTTCTGCCGCCTGAGTGCGCTTGAGCAAGTGAAGGTCAAGGAACAGTGAATACCTTAATGGGGTGGTGGGAGTAAGAGAACTGCGTGTACGCAAGAATAATCCTCGAAAGGGCATAAAAAAAGGGTGGCCGAAGCCACTCTTTTCTATTTTGAAGTTTCCTTCTTGGTTCTTTTCGTCTTGTTGGAAGCCTTAGCCGGTTTCTCTTCCTCCACCTTGTCAGGGGCGAGATAGAACTCGACGGCTACCATTGTAATTCTGTTACGCTTCTGGCCTGTCTCCTTGTCAGTCCACTCTTCGGGTTTGAAATACCCTTTGACTGTTAGAAGTGCACCCTTCTTGATGATGTCAAATGCTGTGGCCGCCTCATTCTTGCGCCAAGCCTCGATAGCCATGAAAGCTGAAGTGTAGGTAGTTTCCTCCCCCTTCTTTTCAGCTCTGTTGACTGCGATAGAGAAGCGTGCAACGCTTGCTGTATCAAAATTATTCACCTGAGCATCATTAGCTACGTAACCAGTCACTGCGAAAGTATTTTCAATCTTTTTCATATGGAATGAATTTTAGAAGTTAATTAATCATTTTTACGGTGCTTCAATAAGGAACAGACTCTGTGGTAGCCATGAAAAAATGTACGAATACTCTTTTTGTGCCTGCAGAAAAAGGAAGATTCTTATATTTTTTATTGGATAAGATGGCAGCAGATAATTGTTCCCTGAATACTCTTTTTGTGAGCATCAGAAAAAGGAAGATTCCGGCGTAAATAGGCAGAGCCGGTATTTGCGAATCGTCCACCGACACTTTCGGAAAAAAGTGGAAGCTGTTCCATAACTTTGCACCAAGGAAATATGATTTGACTTCGCCGGAAATTCATTTGGAAAGATTGAGGTTCGCAACGGTGTAGTGCATGATGCTCAGACCGATTTGAACTTACAGCAAGCGTGCTTTTCGAAGCAGTCTTACGATAATGAATTGGGGGAGGTACGGTACATGACCGGCCGGCTGTCGAGGCAGCATGAATGAGCAACAGCAGTACCAACGTAAGGGAAAAGGGGGCATAAGAGTCAATGACCGTTGTTTCCCGAAAGAGTGGCAGGAGACAGGTGCGTTGAAGGATTAAGGTAGCCGAGCTATGCAGCACCGGTGGAGGGGGAGTTACAGGTGTAGCGGAAGACGGAAAGACCAAGAAGAATTGAATACGGAAAGGCTTCAGCCACAACCTTAAAAGATGCCCTTTCGAGACTCCTCTGTCCCGGCATCCGTGATGACGGGCTTTCTTTCCGGTGGGAGAAACAACGTGAAGCTGCGGCAAATATACAGAGGATATGTCAGGCATGACGTTCCGGAAGCAAGCGATGGATCGGCATGGCTGACTTGACCGTTTGCCTGTCTGTATGTTCTGCCCAGTCCGAAGCGCAAGCCTTGGACAGGGCTGAACATACAGACAACCAGCTTATACCTTAGTAATGGGGTGGGTGGAGGAAAGAAAAAAGTAGAAAAGAAGAAAAGATATAAAGAAGTAAATATATAAAGATGAAACACTGAAAAATAATAAAACGATAATTCCAATGAAGAATATTGTATGTTCAAATACATTGAAGGCTTGTTCAAAATCCGAATTTAAAACAAGCCTTTAAGTTCCTTTTCAAGAGTGCTATAATGCTACTTCTTAATAAAGTATTCTATAGCAGAATGCACCAGAATATAATGTGTCGGTGTGCTTCTGCATTGAGATGCATAAGGATTAGGAAAATCAAGTGCAAGGGAGTTATATAGATTTGGAATTTCCTTCTTGATTCTTTTGACAAGCAATCTGTATGAACATGGTCTTGCATATCTCATGAGCTGTTTCCATCGGGTGATGGTAATTTCGGTACAATTTGTTTCGTACATCATAGTATTTCAAGTTTAAGCCTGGGGCGGTAGCCCCAGGCGGATTAAACAACGGATATTTCATTAATTATTAGAAATGTATCATCATTATTGAAGGCAGAAAGTTTGTCATCGGCTTCTGATATATTATTAAGCCTTATACCGGTCATTTTTGCTATAACTTCTGCAACCTGCTCAAATGTATCATAGTATTCGATACCCTCTTTCTCACTGTCAACCATATAACGGAATGAGTAGAACTGACCTTCTATGTCATTAGTTTCAAAGATTCCGCAACCCGGCTCTTCCGAATAATAGAAAAGCTGAAGGTCGTATTTTTCTGCAATCTTGTCCATCAGTTCCGAACAGGCAACCCAAGCCGTTTCAGTAGTCAACTTCAAAGAAGCCATATCGTTGTCATGGTCTTCTATCTCTTCTTCTATGTAGGATATTTCACCTCTGGCTGGCAATTCTTCTTCAACATCTGGCAAAAGGCTTTTTTTAATGTACCCGAGCCAATAAGAGTTACCCAAGAATGTAAAAGGTTTGCTTTCCTTTGTTCTGTCAATATCTACGGTCTTTTTCAAGTCTGTATATAGTCTCTTTATATTCTCCTTGTTACCGTAAAGTGTATAGTCTGTAGTGTTCCAATTTGGCATAGCTGTAAATATTTATTATTATTAAAATAGATGATTTGTTTGTTTCAGATGAAGTTTGCAGAGCTTAATGCTCTGCAAATGGTATCTTCTTAAGACAGTCCTCAATAGTGTAGCCTTTTGGCAAGGTATTGTCTATCTGGGCGGTTATTCCTTTTATGTTCAGTTCCTTAATCTCTGAAAGTCTGACATATCCGAACTCCCACTCAAATATGTGGCAATATCCAAACATGAGCCAGTCATCACCTTCCTGACTTGCCTCGGTAATAAGCCAGCAGGCTTCAGTAAAAGGCATGTGGAATACTGCAATGACTTCGGCTTTTTTGCCTTGTCCGTCTTTAGAATACAATGGGTTGGCGTTGAACTTTGCCAAGATGTCGTTTGTAAGTGTTATCATATCGCTTGAACTTTAATTAGTTAAACTTGAATTATTCTTCAGCTAGATTTAGACCTTTTTTCAGAAAGTTTCCTTCCCCTTGTCTTTTGAATCTGCTGACTTTTTTTTTAGAGATTTATTCCCCAACTGAGTTTGAGCCTTTTTTTTACGGCTTATCGAGGTTTGGGAAAGTGGAATTAGAAAAGTTTTGAACGAAAAAAATGTTGGGGCAGCGTAAGCCGTCATCGTTATTTTTTTCAGGGCAAAGGCTGGAAGCCGGAACTCTTTCATTTCCACAACACCCATATACCTTTGCCGTATAAAAAGAAAGGCTCTTAGATGGGGTAATGGACAAGAAAGAGGGAAGCAGGATGACCGGATAAAGACAAGGGGAAGGAATGGACAAAGAAAAAGGTGTGCAGCATAAACACCGGAACAGACACAAGCTGTCTGTTACATGGCGAAGATCCGTTTACGGTGCTTCGCTTCGGGTAGGCAATGCGGCTGTACCAGGCACTCATATTATTCAATGCGTGTATCAGGTGGGAGA
This window harbors:
- a CDS encoding ribose-phosphate pyrophosphokinase gives rise to the protein MAATFGKYPSLDKQWRKMMYSFYPYLSTKNRNATQEEWKIRRLIWDFKDGKAFSNVAHLVANKLIQLYGTETKNIIFACVPASSAEKNEKRYKNFSSMVCQLCGMCNAYDHIKVKGEKSAEHDNVDKNDIHNKQEIEFDQDFFKGKKVIVFDDILTKGFAYAIFANKIEKLGAEVLGGLFIGKTVYKTN
- a CDS encoding single-stranded DNA-binding protein, which encodes MKKIENTFAVTGYVANDAQVNNFDTASVARFSIAVNRAEKKGEETTYTSAFMAIEAWRKNEAATAFDIIKKGALLTVKGYFKPEEWTDKETGQKRNRITMVAVEFYLAPDKVEEEKPAKASNKTKRTKKETSK
- a CDS encoding DUF2958 domain-containing protein is translated as MITLTNDILAKFNANPLYSKDGQGKKAEVIAVFHMPFTEACWLITEASQEGDDWLMFGYCHIFEWEFGYVRLSEIKELNIKGITAQIDNTLPKGYTIEDCLKKIPFAEH